A window of the Terriglobales bacterium genome harbors these coding sequences:
- a CDS encoding response regulator, with amino-acid sequence MAEAKTKPKVLVVDDDRVIADTLAVILGQSGYEASAVYSGTEAVEHARAVRPDLIISDVIMPDMNGIEAAISIRQFLPKTKILLFSGQAATADLLENARKQGHEFEILAKPVHPADLLAKLKS; translated from the coding sequence GTGGCAGAAGCGAAGACGAAACCGAAGGTCCTGGTGGTGGATGACGACCGCGTGATCGCGGATACCCTGGCCGTTATCCTGGGGCAAAGCGGGTACGAGGCTTCGGCAGTCTATTCCGGAACGGAAGCGGTGGAGCACGCGAGAGCGGTGCGGCCGGACCTGATCATCTCCGACGTCATCATGCCCGACATGAATGGGATCGAGGCGGCGATCAGCATCCGGCAATTCCTGCCGAAGACGAAGATCCTGTTGTTCTCAGGGCAGGCGGCGACGGCCGACCTGCTGGAAAACGCGCGCAAGCAGGGGCACGAGTTCGAGATCCTGGCGAAGCCGGTGCATCCGGCGGACCTGCTGGCGAAGCTGAAGAGCTAG
- the recR gene encoding recombination mediator RecR — MSKFAEPMARLIEELKKLPGIGGKSAQRLAFHILRSSDDDAHALAEAVRDVKEKLRLCSVCNNITDVDPCTYCTSPTRNQRLVCVVEEPTNIAAIEKTRHFNGVYHVLHGSISPLHGVGPEQLRISNLTRRIDKGEVDEVIIATNPTVEGEATAVYLSKTIKRPDVKVTRIAMGIPVGSDIEYADEVTMLKAMEGRREL, encoded by the coding sequence ATGTCGAAATTCGCCGAACCCATGGCGCGCCTCATCGAGGAGCTCAAGAAGCTCCCCGGCATCGGCGGAAAATCCGCCCAGCGGCTCGCCTTCCACATCCTGCGCTCCTCCGACGACGACGCCCACGCCCTCGCCGAGGCCGTTCGCGACGTCAAGGAGAAGCTCCGCCTCTGCTCCGTCTGCAACAACATCACCGACGTCGACCCCTGCACCTACTGCACCAGTCCCACCCGCAACCAGCGCCTGGTGTGCGTGGTCGAGGAACCCACGAACATCGCCGCTATCGAGAAGACCCGCCACTTCAACGGCGTCTATCACGTGTTGCATGGCAGCATCTCGCCCCTGCACGGCGTCGGCCCCGAGCAGCTCCGCATCTCCAACCTCACGCGCCGTATCGATAAGGGCGAGGTCGACGAGGTCATCATCGCCACCAACCCGACCGTCGAGGGCGAAGCCACCGCCGTCTATCTCTCGAAGACCATCAAGCGTCCCGACGTGAAGGTCACGCGCATCGCCATGGGCATCCCTGTCGGCTCCGACATCGAGTACGCCGACGAGGTCACCATGCTGAAGGCCATGGAAGGCCGCCGCGAACTATAG
- the truA gene encoding tRNA pseudouridine(38-40) synthase TruA has product MRRSLKITLAYDGSEFFGWQVQPGRPTVQAELAAALERIAGCRELPQGSGRTDAGVHALGQVASVAIESPIPVENLVIALNDVLPASIRVLKVEKARASFHARRSAKNKTYRYRIWRRAICPPFLARYVTHHPWPLDVAAMQRAAKRVIGRHDFTSFAAVDPEKRRAGETRSNVRTVYVSRFRQVGDELVYEVRGSGFLHHMVRNLVGTFLLVGKGTLKPADVQAILKKKSRSAAGATAPAQGLYLVGVEY; this is encoded by the coding sequence TTGCGCCGCAGCCTGAAAATCACGCTCGCCTACGACGGCTCGGAGTTCTTCGGGTGGCAGGTGCAGCCCGGGAGGCCGACCGTCCAGGCGGAACTGGCGGCGGCGCTCGAGCGGATCGCGGGTTGCCGGGAATTGCCGCAGGGGTCAGGCCGGACCGATGCAGGCGTCCACGCGCTGGGGCAGGTGGCGAGCGTCGCCATCGAGAGCCCCATCCCGGTCGAGAACCTGGTGATCGCGCTGAACGACGTGTTGCCAGCGAGCATTCGCGTGCTGAAGGTGGAGAAGGCGCGGGCGAGCTTCCACGCGCGGCGGTCGGCCAAGAACAAGACCTACCGGTACCGGATCTGGCGGAGGGCGATCTGCCCACCGTTCCTGGCGCGGTATGTGACGCACCACCCATGGCCGCTGGACGTCGCGGCGATGCAGCGGGCGGCGAAGCGAGTCATCGGCCGGCACGATTTTACGTCGTTCGCGGCGGTCGATCCGGAGAAGCGGCGGGCGGGCGAGACGCGGTCGAATGTCCGGACGGTCTATGTATCGCGCTTTCGCCAAGTAGGCGATGAATTGGTCTACGAGGTCCGCGGAAGCGGGTTTCTGCACCACATGGTGCGGAACCTGGTCGGGACGTTCCTGCTGGTGGGCAAGGGAACGCTGAAGCCGGCGGACGTGCAGGCGATCCTGAAGAAGAAGAGCCGGTCGGCGGCGGGAGCGACCGCGCCGGCGCAGGGACTGTACCTGGTCGGCGTGGAGTACTAG
- a CDS encoding LeuA family protein: MKHHHLIHDWNTKQARFKPGAGRVLLNDESLRDGLQSPSVKDPKIEQKIEILHLMEDLGLNMLDIGLPGAGPRAYGDVERLAREIAESRMKIKPNCAARTHKNDITPVAEISQKVGMAIECATFIGSSPIRRYTENWTDDFLLKTTEEAVTYARSLGLDVMYVTEDTSRCDPETVQRLYSTAIRCGASAIVVCDTCGHATPDGVRALIRFVMDEVVKPSGEKIRVDWHGHCDRGLAVANSFAALEAGADCVHACAIGIGERVGNTQMDQMLVNLKLMGVSPWDKQDLSKLKEYCDKVSQYTGVPIPKNYPVVGADAFRTATGVHASAVIKALKKGDRALADEVYSGVPASEFGLKQSIEVGPMSGKSNIIHWLESRGITLEDAVVERIYTRAKASDRLLTEQEILECCQGAAAKSG; this comes from the coding sequence GTGAAGCATCACCACCTCATTCACGACTGGAATACGAAGCAGGCGAGGTTCAAGCCGGGCGCGGGACGCGTCCTGCTGAACGACGAATCGCTGCGCGACGGGCTGCAGTCGCCATCGGTGAAAGACCCCAAGATCGAGCAGAAGATCGAGATCCTGCACCTGATGGAGGACCTCGGGCTCAACATGCTGGACATCGGGCTGCCGGGCGCGGGACCGCGGGCCTACGGCGACGTGGAGCGGCTGGCGCGCGAGATCGCGGAGTCGCGCATGAAGATCAAGCCGAACTGCGCGGCGCGGACGCACAAGAACGACATCACGCCGGTGGCGGAGATCTCGCAGAAGGTGGGGATGGCGATCGAGTGCGCGACGTTCATCGGGTCGAGCCCCATCCGGCGCTACACCGAAAACTGGACCGACGACTTCCTGCTGAAGACGACGGAAGAGGCGGTGACGTACGCGCGCTCGCTCGGGCTGGACGTGATGTACGTGACCGAAGACACGTCGCGCTGCGATCCCGAGACGGTGCAGCGGCTCTATTCGACGGCCATCCGCTGCGGGGCGAGCGCGATCGTGGTGTGCGACACGTGCGGGCACGCGACGCCGGACGGTGTGCGGGCGCTCATTCGGTTCGTGATGGACGAAGTGGTGAAGCCGTCGGGCGAGAAGATCCGGGTGGACTGGCACGGGCACTGCGACCGCGGGCTGGCGGTAGCGAATTCGTTCGCGGCGCTCGAGGCGGGAGCGGACTGCGTGCATGCCTGCGCGATCGGCATCGGCGAGCGGGTGGGCAACACGCAGATGGACCAGATGCTGGTGAACCTGAAGCTGATGGGCGTCTCGCCGTGGGACAAGCAGGACCTATCGAAGCTGAAGGAGTACTGCGACAAGGTTTCGCAGTACACCGGCGTGCCAATCCCGAAAAACTACCCGGTGGTGGGCGCGGACGCCTTCCGGACGGCGACCGGGGTGCATGCGTCGGCGGTGATCAAGGCGCTGAAGAAGGGCGATCGCGCGCTGGCCGACGAAGTGTACTCGGGCGTGCCGGCGAGCGAGTTCGGGCTGAAGCAGTCGATCGAGGTCGGGCCGATGTCGGGGAAGTCGAACATCATCCACTGGCTCGAGAGCCGTGGCATCACGCTGGAAGACGCGGTGGTCGAGCGCATCTACACGCGCGCCAAGGCGTCGGACCGGCTGCTGACCGAGCAGGAGATCCTGGAATGCTGCCAGGGCGCGGCCGCGAAGTCGGGCTAG
- a CDS encoding TrbI/VirB10 family protein — MRKPAALILTFLFLVSMTWSQTTSAPSNQTTTTANPETGSQQTAAPQPSTEDPRAGQAPPPQDTTPPQEPSTGPVLEHRAPESTANPAGVVTVPAGTEIKATLDTPLSSKTSKPGDRFTATLNQPLMATDGHIGIPSGSRINGEVAQAESGKVLPSARGKGRLNLRFREFVLNDGTRIPLTATLVSVRDTSGSRPGNTDEEGQVESRTSGTEVAKNVGIGTAVGTVAGLIFGSALKGLAIGAAAGGGYVLAAKGKDVNIPAHSGLVLRLDQVISVPASPPPQQPVTPR; from the coding sequence ATGCGGAAACCGGCAGCTCTCATCCTGACCTTCCTGTTCCTTGTCTCCATGACCTGGTCGCAGACGACCTCGGCTCCAAGCAATCAGACGACCACAACCGCGAATCCCGAGACCGGGTCGCAGCAGACCGCCGCTCCGCAACCTTCGACCGAAGACCCGCGCGCCGGCCAGGCGCCTCCGCCGCAGGACACCACGCCCCCGCAGGAACCCTCCACTGGTCCGGTGCTCGAGCACCGCGCGCCGGAAAGCACTGCGAATCCCGCCGGCGTCGTCACCGTCCCGGCTGGTACCGAGATCAAGGCCACTCTCGATACGCCGCTCTCCAGCAAGACTTCCAAGCCGGGCGACCGCTTCACCGCTACGCTCAATCAGCCGCTGATGGCCACCGACGGCCACATCGGCATTCCGAGCGGCTCGCGCATCAACGGCGAGGTCGCGCAAGCCGAGTCCGGCAAGGTGCTGCCCAGCGCTCGGGGCAAGGGCCGCCTCAACCTGCGCTTCCGCGAGTTCGTGTTGAACGACGGCACCCGCATCCCGCTCACCGCCACGCTCGTCTCCGTGCGCGACACCAGCGGCTCGCGCCCCGGCAATACCGACGAAGAAGGCCAGGTCGAGTCGCGCACCTCCGGCACCGAGGTCGCCAAGAACGTCGGCATCGGCACCGCGGTCGGCACCGTCGCCGGCCTCATCTTCGGCTCCGCTCTCAAGGGTCTCGCCATCGGCGCCGCTGCCGGCGGCGGCTACGTGCTTGCCGCCAAGGGCAAAGACGTGAACATCCCCGCCCACAGCGGCCTCGTCCTGCGCCTCGACCAGGTCATCAGCGTGCCCGCCTCACCGCCACCGCAGCAACCAGTGACTCCGCGGTAA
- a CDS encoding SET domain-containing protein-lysine N-methyltransferase: MGLILRSSAIHAVGCYTTAPIAKGTRVVEYTGPRLPASACENLYAADEVTYLFGMQDGNTVIDGHGTAAFVNHSCDPNCETEEIDGHVWIVALRDIAPGEELTYDYNLYDGDDLDDAPCSCGASKCRGTMYEPAEIARLKRLARAKERPATRAKRKKPHNRAA, encoded by the coding sequence ATGGGATTGATCCTCCGCTCCTCCGCCATCCACGCCGTCGGCTGCTACACCACCGCTCCCATCGCCAAGGGAACACGGGTCGTCGAGTACACCGGCCCGCGCCTCCCCGCCTCGGCCTGCGAGAACCTCTACGCTGCCGACGAGGTCACGTACCTCTTCGGCATGCAGGACGGCAACACCGTCATCGACGGCCACGGCACCGCCGCCTTCGTGAACCACTCCTGCGACCCTAACTGTGAGACCGAGGAGATCGACGGCCACGTCTGGATCGTCGCCCTCCGCGACATCGCCCCCGGTGAGGAGCTCACCTACGATTACAACCTCTACGACGGCGACGACCTCGACGACGCGCCCTGCTCCTGCGGCGCAAGCAAATGCCGCGGCACGATGTACGAGCCCGCCGAGATCGCTCGCTTGAAAAGGCTCGCGCGCGCGAAGGAGAGACCCGCCACCCGCGCCAAAAGAAAAAAGCCGCACAACCGTGCGGCTTAA
- a CDS encoding YbaB/EbfC family nucleoid-associated protein, giving the protein MAGFDLQRLMSQAREQYESLQKKMAETVVEASAGGGTVKVRMNGQKQLLAITIDPEAVKSGDVEMLQDLVLAAVNEGARRVEDEIKSTVGGLLGGRGIPGL; this is encoded by the coding sequence ATGGCTGGTTTCGACCTTCAGCGCCTGATGTCGCAGGCGAGAGAACAATACGAGTCGCTGCAGAAGAAGATGGCCGAGACCGTGGTCGAGGCCTCCGCCGGTGGTGGCACCGTGAAGGTCCGCATGAACGGCCAGAAGCAGCTGCTCGCCATCACCATCGATCCCGAAGCGGTGAAGTCCGGCGACGTCGAGATGCTCCAGGATCTGGTGCTGGCTGCCGTCAACGAGGGCGCACGCCGCGTCGAAGACGAGATCAAGTCCACCGTCGGCGGCCTGCTCGGCGGCCGGGGGATCCCGGGCCTCTAG
- a CDS encoding STAS domain-containing protein — protein MSLKITTKQVDGVTVVHCNGRIVFGEEAASLREQVKNLLTTQKNIVLNLGGVSYIDSGGLGTLVGLYTSARAAGGDIRLANLTQRVGDQLQITKLVTVFEVFDSEEKAVNSFKATATA, from the coding sequence ATGAGCTTGAAGATCACCACCAAACAGGTCGACGGCGTGACCGTCGTGCACTGCAACGGCAGGATCGTGTTCGGGGAAGAGGCCGCCAGCCTGCGCGAGCAGGTGAAGAACCTGCTGACGACGCAGAAGAACATCGTGCTGAACCTGGGCGGCGTGAGCTACATCGATTCGGGCGGGCTGGGAACGCTCGTGGGCCTCTACACTTCGGCGCGGGCCGCCGGTGGCGACATCCGGCTGGCGAACCTGACGCAGCGCGTGGGCGACCAGCTGCAGATCACCAAGCTGGTGACGGTGTTCGAGGTCTTCGACAGCGAGGAGAAGGCGGTCAATTCGTTCAAGGCGACGGCGACCGCGTAA
- a CDS encoding TolC family protein has protein sequence MPIRSSFRLKSLALALVLALLAPMALPAAAQEPAPPAPSASASAPQRVTPTMQDYSKPRSHFPFLVTPYVGREVPEPVFANTPRIDQLVREGTLYLSMNDAIALALENNLDLAIARYNLSIADTDILRTKSGGSVRGVNTGLVQGTPGGGVGGFGTGASGAGAGGTTSGAGGAGTGTGGIVASTSGVGTAVDSFDPILSSNLTINHATFPLANTVTTGTANFQQNSGTANFTYFQGWSTGTAMTVSFQNSRQTTNSLFTTLVPELSSGFRLTVRQHLLAGFGTGPNRRFIRIARNNREISDIGFRNQVQTTVSQIQNIYWDLVNAYEDVKVKERSVALANKTLSDNKKQVEIGTLAPIEITRAESEVATREQELIVSQTNLQLQQLLMKNAISRNLTDPQLAAAPVIPTDTMSLPEQEPVVPIQDLIGDAMGHRPELAQARIDLTNRDITKKSARNALLPSMDLIAWYGGSGLAGEQNALAPCGGPLEPPCAPRTGWNNAFARNFDNSAPDYAVGLNFNIPIRNRAAQADQVRSELEYRQAQMRLQQLQNQVSIEVRNAQYALQQNRARVAAAQKARDLAQQSLEAEQKKYQLGASTNTLVLQAQRDLAQAESNVVLSTSAYEKSRVELDRVTGLTLDRVGISLGDAEIGVVNRMPNVQGVAPRTDLNQQQK, from the coding sequence ATGCCGATCCGTTCCTCGTTCCGCCTCAAATCTTTGGCGCTGGCCCTGGTGCTCGCGCTGCTTGCGCCCATGGCCCTGCCGGCCGCTGCCCAGGAACCCGCACCGCCCGCTCCTTCGGCGAGCGCTTCCGCTCCGCAACGCGTCACGCCGACCATGCAGGATTACTCCAAGCCGCGCTCGCACTTTCCCTTCCTGGTCACGCCCTACGTGGGCCGCGAGGTCCCCGAGCCGGTCTTCGCCAATACCCCGCGCATCGACCAGCTCGTCCGCGAAGGCACGCTTTATCTCTCGATGAACGACGCCATCGCGCTGGCGCTCGAGAACAACCTCGACCTTGCCATCGCGCGCTACAACCTCTCCATCGCCGATACCGACATCCTCCGCACCAAGTCCGGCGGGTCGGTCCGCGGCGTCAACACCGGCCTCGTCCAGGGCACCCCGGGCGGCGGCGTGGGTGGCTTTGGCACCGGCGCGTCCGGCGCGGGCGCGGGCGGCACCACCTCCGGCGCCGGCGGCGCCGGTACCGGCACCGGCGGCATCGTCGCCTCAACCAGCGGCGTGGGTACTGCGGTGGATTCTTTCGACCCCATCCTCAGCTCCAACCTCACCATCAATCACGCCACTTTCCCGCTGGCCAACACCGTGACCACCGGTACCGCGAACTTCCAGCAGAACAGCGGCACCGCCAACTTCACCTATTTCCAGGGTTGGAGCACCGGCACCGCGATGACGGTCAGCTTCCAGAACTCCCGCCAGACGACCAACAGCTTGTTCACCACGCTGGTCCCCGAGCTCTCGTCCGGCTTCCGCCTCACCGTCCGGCAGCACCTGCTGGCCGGCTTCGGCACCGGCCCCAACCGCCGCTTCATCCGCATCGCGCGCAACAACCGTGAGATCTCCGACATCGGCTTCCGCAACCAGGTGCAGACCACCGTCTCCCAGATCCAGAACATCTACTGGGACCTGGTCAACGCCTACGAAGACGTCAAGGTGAAGGAGCGCTCGGTCGCACTCGCCAACAAGACCCTCTCCGACAACAAGAAGCAGGTAGAGATCGGCACGCTGGCGCCCATCGAGATCACGCGCGCCGAATCCGAGGTCGCGACCCGCGAGCAGGAGCTCATCGTCTCGCAGACCAACCTCCAGCTCCAGCAGCTCCTGATGAAGAACGCGATCAGCCGCAACCTGACCGACCCGCAACTCGCCGCCGCGCCGGTCATCCCGACCGACACCATGTCGCTCCCCGAGCAGGAGCCGGTCGTTCCCATCCAGGACCTCATCGGCGACGCCATGGGCCATCGTCCGGAGCTCGCGCAGGCCCGCATCGACTTGACTAACCGCGACATCACCAAGAAGTCGGCCCGCAATGCCCTGCTCCCCAGCATGGACCTCATCGCCTGGTACGGCGGCTCCGGTCTCGCCGGCGAGCAGAACGCTCTGGCGCCCTGCGGCGGCCCACTCGAACCGCCGTGCGCTCCTCGCACCGGCTGGAACAACGCTTTCGCTCGCAACTTCGACAACTCCGCGCCCGACTACGCCGTTGGGCTGAACTTCAATATCCCCATCCGCAACCGCGCCGCGCAGGCTGACCAGGTGCGCTCGGAGCTGGAGTACCGCCAGGCGCAGATGCGCCTGCAGCAGCTTCAGAACCAGGTCTCCATCGAAGTCCGCAACGCGCAGTACGCGCTTCAGCAGAACCGTGCCCGCGTGGCCGCCGCCCAAAAGGCGCGCGACCTCGCCCAGCAGTCGCTCGAAGCCGAGCAGAAGAAGTATCAGCTCGGCGCTTCCACCAACACGCTCGTCCTGCAGGCGCAGCGTGACCTGGCGCAGGCCGAGTCGAACGTCGTGCTGTCGACGTCGGCCTACGAGAAGTCCCGCGTCGAGCTCGACCGCGTCACCGGCCTCACCCTCGACCGCGTCGGTATCTCGCTCGGCGACGCCGAGATCGGTGTCGTCAACCGCATGCCGAACGTCCAGGGCGTCGCGCCCCGCACCGACCTCAACCAGCAACAGAAGTAG
- the dnaX gene encoding DNA polymerase III subunit gamma/tau, with translation MSYQVLARKYRPQKFSDVIGQEHVTRTLKNAIAQGRIAHGYIFSGHRGIGKTTVARILAMSLNCKAGDHPQAEPCGVCDSCREIREGAVGAMNVIEIDAATNRGIDEVRGIIATSEGQPARGDRFRIFILDEAHQITEAAFNALLKTLEEPPPWVVFMLATTQPEDIPQTIRSRCQHFSFHAVKFADIVGQLRDIAKAEKIKADDDALAVLAEAGDGSMRDALSIMDQAIACCGTTLTADLVRSLVGAVSTEILEQVMDAVARSSADDALRLVDKLVSEGQSPTHFARQLVRFLRNSLVAKVAGGDSPLLQISTDERRRVAALAERFSEEDLARFLNIMLRTADELGYRQEQRFHLELGILKMVHAQRLLPLEQLLSAANTVVARSPSSAHANVAPSTGVAPSTSRAPAATSRAPEPPRLSPFERDRARKGEMSSANEVGARPPSAAPAAAAVAVAEAPDLSPDSLRDRVVAALESAGQRTLAYMLSEGEWLLTGNELLINVPKSPAVVDMALGPEPKRLLTSALAEAAGRPLRFKVVGVGANGGNGHTNGNGAAAKPPASPRGRVADEPVVRRMQEKFGAEIRSVIDHKNRK, from the coding sequence ATGAGCTACCAGGTCCTGGCGCGCAAGTATCGTCCGCAGAAGTTCTCCGACGTCATCGGGCAGGAGCACGTCACCCGGACGCTGAAGAACGCCATCGCGCAGGGCCGCATCGCCCACGGCTACATCTTCTCCGGACACCGCGGCATCGGCAAGACGACCGTCGCGCGCATCCTCGCCATGTCGCTCAACTGCAAGGCGGGCGACCACCCGCAGGCCGAGCCCTGCGGCGTCTGCGATTCCTGCCGCGAGATCCGCGAAGGCGCCGTCGGCGCCATGAACGTCATCGAGATCGACGCCGCCACCAACCGCGGCATCGACGAGGTCCGCGGCATCATCGCCACCTCCGAAGGCCAGCCCGCGCGCGGCGACCGCTTCCGCATCTTCATCCTCGACGAAGCCCACCAGATCACCGAGGCCGCCTTCAACGCCCTCCTCAAGACCCTCGAGGAGCCGCCGCCCTGGGTCGTCTTCATGCTGGCGACCACGCAGCCTGAAGACATCCCCCAGACCATTCGCTCGCGTTGCCAGCACTTCAGCTTTCACGCGGTGAAGTTCGCCGACATCGTCGGACAGCTCCGCGACATCGCCAAGGCCGAGAAGATCAAGGCCGACGACGACGCTCTCGCCGTCCTCGCCGAGGCCGGCGACGGCTCGATGCGCGACGCCCTCTCCATCATGGACCAGGCCATCGCCTGCTGCGGCACCACCCTCACCGCCGACCTCGTCCGCTCGCTCGTCGGCGCCGTCTCCACCGAGATACTCGAGCAGGTCATGGACGCCGTCGCCCGCAGTTCCGCCGATGACGCTCTGCGTCTGGTCGACAAGCTGGTTTCGGAAGGCCAGAGCCCCACGCATTTCGCCCGCCAGCTCGTCCGCTTCTTGCGCAACTCGCTTGTCGCCAAGGTTGCCGGTGGCGATTCCCCGCTGCTTCAGATCTCCACCGACGAGCGCAGGCGTGTCGCCGCCCTCGCCGAACGCTTCTCCGAAGAAGATCTCGCGCGCTTTCTCAACATCATGCTCCGCACCGCCGACGAGCTCGGCTACCGCCAGGAGCAGCGCTTCCACCTCGAGCTCGGCATTCTGAAGATGGTCCACGCCCAGCGCCTCCTCCCGCTTGAGCAGTTGCTCAGCGCCGCCAACACGGTTGTGGCGCGCTCGCCCTCGAGCGCGCACGCAAACGTCGCGCCTTCGACCGGTGTAGCGCCCTCGACCTCGAGGGCGCCCGCCGCCACCTCACGCGCGCCCGAGCCGCCGCGCCTCTCCCCCTTCGAGCGTGACCGCGCTCGCAAGGGCGAAATGTCTTCCGCCAACGAAGTTGGAGCCCGGCCGCCGTCGGCCGCGCCCGCAGCCGCTGCCGTCGCAGTCGCCGAAGCGCCCGACCTCTCGCCCGACTCTCTGCGTGACCGCGTCGTCGCCGCGCTCGAATCCGCCGGCCAGCGCACCCTCGCTTACATGCTCAGCGAAGGCGAGTGGCTGCTCACCGGCAACGAATTGCTCATCAACGTCCCCAAGTCGCCCGCCGTGGTGGACATGGCGCTGGGCCCAGAACCCAAGCGTTTGCTGACCTCCGCCCTCGCGGAAGCCGCCGGCCGTCCGCTCCGCTTCAAGGTCGTCGGCGTCGGAGCCAACGGTGGCAACGGCCACACCAACGGCAACGGCGCCGCCGCCAAGCCGCCCGCTTCGCCGCGCGGCCGCGTCGCCGACGAGCCCGTCGTCCGCCGCATGCAGGAAAAGTTCGGCGCCGAGATCCGCAGCGTCATCGACCACAAGAACAGAAAGTAG